In Clupea harengus chromosome 4, Ch_v2.0.2, whole genome shotgun sequence, the genomic stretch GGCTTAACActctttccccttttttttctccaaaactcTTCATCCCACACATATTCCCTTTACGGCTTATAGCCATTGATTTTGAGTTTTTTGCTACAACACTTGAACATATGTAAGGGGCTTTTAGTCAATACCTGCACCCATATGTTATCTATTTATTATAAAGCATTATTAATAACAAACTTCACTTTTTCAGATCAGCCAAGATGGTCAAACCCCTTTTCAGATGAAGGCTTTCACGTGATCAGACGTTACCTCACAGCGTCAGTGGGACATCCGTCTAAATGCACCGCTGAAACAGCCCAGTCCTGGAAACTCAGCCAGCACAGGAGATCTAGGGGGCACACACATCATGAGTAAGGAAATCATTTTTCAGAGTCaaaatctgattctgattttggGTCAAACTAGGTCTTATGGTTCCGTGATAACATAATTGTATTTGTGAGAGATGCGCTTAAATGGGGAACATCCTGTTTGTATGCAACAGCAGGCAGACACTGATGAAGTTCTCCTTCTTAACTCTTGTAAAGACAAATCCTCTCTTGCACAGGCCTTCTCAGTCTTCAGAAAACCAAAGCCCACTTTACGTTAACGGACTCTGTCGATGGCCAGGATGTGAAGCAAGATTTGAGGACTATGCAGATTTCCAAAAGTAAGTCACACGGTTATGCCGGGCTGCCCATAAAGTAACAATAAAGCAAACAGTTGCAGATGTATTGTCGAGAATTGCATAGAGGTGAAACGTTTAATATGTCAATAAGTTGCCACCAGCAGAACTGTGCCATTCTCACTTAAATTTGCCAGGCACCTTATCAGTGACCACACTTTCGATGTCAACGGCAGTGCGCAGTGGAAAATACAGCGAGATCTGGTGCAACGCATGGAGAACCAGGTTATGTTTCAGAGTGTGGCCCCTGGCCTGTATTATCATATAGAAGTCATGAGTCAACGCATTTCACTGTGTTGGAGAATCTCAGACCAGGACAAGAACAAGGTCCTAAAAGTAGGGCTGTCCGTGTGGTTGCTGTGGTTGTACAGATGTTACTGTTGGGTAAAAGCGTTGGTGCTGTGACTgatttgaatgtatgtgtgtgacctgcgTTCACAGCTGGTACTGGAGAAAAAGAAACTCCAAGCCATTGAGTGTCACCTCAACCTATCTGACCAGAGATCAACAACCTCAGTGAGTATCTTGATCAGCTTGTCTAATGTACACCACAACAACAGACTTACATACAGACATGTCATCTGTGGCTATCATGTAGTTCTTTCCAAATGTTGTTGTGCTCATTCTTGTAGATGAGCATCTATGAATCAGTATTTGCATTACTCCTTTAAAAATGTCAAGCATTTTAGCATTGCAGACAGAATAAAGTTTTAATGTAACCAAGCAGGTACCCCTCACAGTCAAATACTAAACATGCGTAAAAGCCTTTTTGTTTGCATGACACGACTGAGTGAATGACCTGTTTTATGAAAGCCCGTGCAGAAAGCcagctcctgcctgcctgctagcctggcagagagagaggcccgaTCAGAGGGAGCATATGGTGCCTCAGAGTTTGCCAGCGAGGAACCAGTGGAGCGGGGGCTTCCAAAATTATGGCAAGCTCCCCTCCCACACCTGCTGCCAGGTACCACCCACTGCCCTGCCCAGATAAATGACCAAACACAGGGATGGATCTGATGTCCACCTGGTGTTTCCGTAACACGCCGACAGTGTGTGATCACTCATTTTATGGCTTGAAGAGAGCCATGCATGCTGCACTTGTTAATCCACTGACAACTGTGCATTTTTTTCAGATATGACTGCCAGCTTTGATGTTTACAAATATACCAATATTAGACCTCCATACACCTACGCTTGCCTAATACGATGGGTTAGTATCTATTACAATGGTGATAAAGCATTGTCATTTACTTTTTTTACGTGTTTCGTTCAGGAAGGTGTTAATATGATTCATCTAATGGGTTTCGTGTGTTTTTCCAGTCAATACTGGAGGCCCCAGACCAGCAGCGGACTCTCAATGAAATCTACAACTGGTTCATGCAAATGTTCATCTACTTTAGACACAACAATACAGCATGGAAGGTATAACTGACACTCAGTGACTCCAAATGTGATTTAAACTCACATTAATGATGGgttatttattaataaataattaaataattaattcattaataatGAGGAATTGAGGTATTAATATGACTCTGTGATTTGGTATTTTGAAGTTATTATTTTGAAATAATTATGCACACTGCTTCAATAGAATGCAGTCCGTCACAACCTGAGCTTGCACAAGTGCTTTGTGCGTgttgagggagggaaaggagccGTTTGGACAGTGGATGAGACTGAGtttcagaagagaaaaaaacagaaattcAACAGGTGAGTTATACGTTTTCCAAAGTGAAGTTCATGCCCATTCAGGTTTATCTTAacacataaaaatgtatttcatgacaCGGAGGAGAAATATAGTTGAAATAATCTAGATTAATGTGGTTTTACAGGGACTACATGTTGAGATGGCTCACACCCTACTAGAGTCTTCCCTCAAAGCCAGACTCTCACTGAAGCAGAGACATGGCACCTTTTTCTGCAGTGACTATATAAATTTAATATGAGGCTCATCCAGACCGCGATGCTGCCCTGAATAAAGGTGTATAATaactatataataataataataataataatgataataataatacatatgaAATTAAAATTTTAGTCATTAGTACAAACTGCTTCTGTTTTAAAACGGTTTGCTGTGTAGATATTTTGAGCAATGAATTTTGTCTTTGATAGCTAATTGGTATAAAACGTTGTGAAATAAATTCCCATTTAGAACTCAAATTCCCCTTTCATGTTCATATGTATTGAGGCGTGGGAAATGTTTCTTGCATTGGtgtctgatgtgttgtgttAAAACGAAAGGCCAAGGTCGAGTGAAACTCAGCTCACCTTAAATTCATATtgtttagcattagcattacaGTCCTTACAGGAAGTACAAAGTATACTGCTGTACAGGATATAAACACCCAACCATTTGAAGTCTGTCCAGGGAATATCACATCTGTAGTTttctaaaatgtaatgaaattcaTAAAATTGGGTGTTATTTCAGCATGTGACCAGAAGAGGGCCATAGAACACAGGACAGTCTGACAACTATGGGTGTGGTTGGCATTACTCCTATTAAAACAATGGATGGCATAGTATAATTCAGAATTTTGTTCTTTtcgttttgtttttaataaagAACCTTATTCATCACCAATTCTATTGAACGTGATATGACAATGATATGGGATAGATAGCAACCTGGTAAGGTAATGGCAACATGTTTACTTGTGAAGAATATTCAAGTCTGTTGAAATGGTCTCAGTGGTCTGATGACCATTAAAGGACACACAATGTAATCTGCCTATCAAGGAAAATATGCTCTTTAACTTTGAATTTCCAATGTCCACATTTGCTTTAGTTTGTATGCTGAAATCAGAAGGATGTTGTCTTTGTTTAAGGGCTGTACCCATCTTTTGGAGAATACCTTTGTCAGCATATGGCTGATTTGTCACAAACCTGTGAAACTGAGAAACCTACTACAAACTGAAACTGTACCcaacttatctctctctctctctctctctctctctctcccactctctctctctctctctctctctgtctctctctctcatgtctttatGGGATGCTGCACACTTTCTTTCTTGACTTCACATTATAGAACAGAATCTTAAAACATGGTAATGTATAGCTCCAACCTACCAATGTCCTCAGACATAATTCCCTATTTGCACTTAGTTATAAAGCTACTTAGAAGTGGCATGCATCCGTTTTGAAAATGACACTGATAATTTCTGACGTCAGATAAGGACACATATTTGGTGGCCAAGTAGTGAAGCACACGCATTGTGTCTCTACCTTTTCTTATTATTTTTCTGACTAGGGAGTCTATGGCAGCCCCTGGAGCCATATGCTAAAAAGATTAGAAATAAGGGCACACTGATTGGGGACGGGCCCATGATTCTTTGAAGTTTGATGTCGGCATGTTGAATGCTGTAGCACCACCGACGAATTAAAGTTGGAGGTGCATTTACGCACGTAGCATTTAAACTGTATGCTCGATTTTCAAAAATACAATTGGTTTCCTTGGATCAAGCCAAGTTCAATGCACCTCTTGATGTCAAGTTCCACTATATTGGATTTATTATAAAAAATAAGTTTTTACAGTCCAGTCTTCACACAATTGGGCACAGACGATCAGACAGCCTCACAAAAGTTATTCACTGGCTTCTAGAAACTGGAAAGCATTACACCCATTACAATCAATAAAAATCAGTGGCGAAgccaccaaacaggaagtgaggttgT encodes the following:
- the foxp3b gene encoding forkhead box protein P3 isoform X2, producing the protein MRSRRGSLNSGELPLVCQDEPRDAPCSVPVHRQRHSLQPTGLATSVQISAPLMLRLSSPLIRSAQTSLLLQQCSSEEVGKQFVQLTSMTPRIIQSRPSVLRRPPHPLQQDQPRWSNPFSDEGFHVIRRYLTASVGHPSKCTAETAQSWKLSQHRRSRGHTHHEPSQSSENQSPLYVNGLCRWPGCEARFEDYADFQKHLISDHTFDVNGSAQWKIQRDLVQRMENQLVLEKKKLQAIECHLNLSDQRSTTSPVQKASSCLPASLAEREARSEGAYGASEFASEEPVERGLPKLWQAPLPHLLPDMTASFDVYKYTNIRPPYTYACLIRWSILEAPDQQRTLNEIYNWFMQMFIYFRHNNTAWKNAVRHNLSLHKCFVRVEGGKGAVWTVDETEFQKRKKQKFNRDYMLRWLTPY
- the foxp3b gene encoding forkhead box protein P3 isoform X1, yielding MLQQRHQKVSMRSRRGSLNSGELPLVCQDEPRDAPCSVPVHRQRHSLQPTGLATSVQISAPLMLRLSSPLIRSAQTSLLLQQCSSEEVGKQFVQLTSMTPRIIQSRPSVLRRPPHPLQQDQPRWSNPFSDEGFHVIRRYLTASVGHPSKCTAETAQSWKLSQHRRSRGHTHHEPSQSSENQSPLYVNGLCRWPGCEARFEDYADFQKHLISDHTFDVNGSAQWKIQRDLVQRMENQLVLEKKKLQAIECHLNLSDQRSTTSPVQKASSCLPASLAEREARSEGAYGASEFASEEPVERGLPKLWQAPLPHLLPDMTASFDVYKYTNIRPPYTYACLIRWSILEAPDQQRTLNEIYNWFMQMFIYFRHNNTAWKNAVRHNLSLHKCFVRVEGGKGAVWTVDETEFQKRKKQKFNRDYMLRWLTPY